One Paraburkholderia agricolaris DNA segment encodes these proteins:
- a CDS encoding helix-turn-helix transcriptional regulator — MRSWRVSTPPRSGHINTSRVTDLVMSISHADPDALAASILKTVGDALPVSQCTIFAYEFDARPRTVSAADHRGGRFLRNVADHYATHFYALDGNRAIIGRPQAKQPQEALVLHQQQSEEIENEAYRAACYAQPNVSDRLSLLLQPMESVWLSINLYRDRAYGMFQAGELEHVESVAHLFAHAAKSHYALNGQHQQGTAAAMLARVRRACPTLTPREIDVLRGTLEGANAAEIAAQMGIKATSVITYQKRAYARLGISSQRQLFALCLLPECN, encoded by the coding sequence ATGCGTTCCTGGCGCGTATCCACACCGCCCCGCAGCGGGCACATCAATACCTCGCGTGTTACCGACCTCGTCATGTCGATCTCGCATGCCGACCCGGACGCGCTCGCTGCAAGCATTCTGAAAACTGTCGGCGACGCGCTGCCCGTTTCGCAGTGCACGATTTTTGCCTATGAGTTCGACGCGAGGCCGCGTACCGTCTCCGCCGCCGACCATCGGGGCGGCCGCTTTCTGCGCAATGTCGCCGACCACTACGCCACGCACTTCTATGCCCTCGACGGCAATCGCGCCATCATCGGCCGTCCGCAAGCGAAGCAGCCGCAGGAGGCGTTAGTGCTGCACCAGCAGCAAAGCGAAGAAATCGAAAACGAAGCCTACCGTGCCGCCTGTTATGCGCAGCCCAACGTGTCCGACCGCTTATCGTTGCTTCTGCAACCAATGGAAAGCGTCTGGCTGTCGATCAATCTGTATCGCGACCGCGCCTATGGCATGTTTCAAGCGGGTGAACTGGAGCATGTGGAGAGCGTGGCGCACCTGTTCGCGCATGCGGCGAAAAGCCATTACGCGCTCAACGGCCAGCATCAGCAAGGTACGGCAGCCGCGATGCTGGCGCGCGTGAGACGGGCCTGCCCGACGCTGACGCCGCGTGAGATCGATGTGCTGCGCGGCACACTGGAAGGCGCCAATGCGGCCGAGATCGCCGCGCAAATGGGGATCAAGGCCACTAGCGTGATTACGTATCAGAAGCGCGCTTACGCCCGGCTGGGTATTTCCAGCCAGCGCCAGTTGTTCGCGCTATGTCTGCTGCCTGAGTGCAACTGA
- a CDS encoding LysR family transcriptional regulator, translating to MDALRDLETLVAIVEEGSLTSAARRLGRSLQAVSRSLQMLERAHGTTLIVRTTRTSQASAAGVRFYERVKGALTELELARTELAEEAHRLTGRLLINAPSLFGPRFIAPLAAEFLQRHPQLELSLDLSDAYRDPTETGADVTIRIGETPDSRLVARRIGTLRRVAFAAPAYLAEHGRPSHPRDLARHDCVVRTGVPHPGRWVFASPDGSEIAVAVAGRFDSNQVAAVNAGVLGGMGIGIAAFWQIQEWVEAGSVEVLLPDFHLTPLPLHALWAKTRRLPQRTRLLVDFLAVKLGTL from the coding sequence CGCGCCGGCTTGGCCGCTCATTGCAAGCAGTCAGCCGGTCGCTGCAGATGCTGGAGCGGGCTCATGGAACGACCCTGATCGTGCGCACCACCCGTACTTCGCAAGCGAGCGCGGCCGGCGTGCGCTTTTACGAGCGGGTCAAAGGTGCGCTGACCGAACTCGAACTGGCGCGCACCGAACTCGCCGAGGAGGCACACCGGCTCACCGGCCGATTGCTGATCAATGCGCCGTCGCTGTTCGGACCGCGCTTTATCGCGCCACTCGCCGCGGAGTTTTTGCAGCGTCATCCGCAACTGGAGTTGTCGCTCGATTTGAGCGACGCGTATCGCGACCCGACGGAAACCGGCGCGGATGTGACGATCCGCATTGGTGAAACGCCCGATTCAAGGCTGGTGGCGCGGCGCATCGGCACGCTTCGGCGGGTGGCGTTCGCCGCGCCGGCTTATCTGGCCGAACATGGCAGACCGTCGCATCCACGGGATCTGGCGCGACACGATTGTGTCGTTCGAACCGGGGTGCCGCATCCCGGGCGGTGGGTGTTTGCTTCGCCCGACGGCAGCGAAATTGCCGTGGCCGTAGCCGGTCGCTTTGACAGCAATCAGGTGGCCGCGGTGAATGCGGGCGTGCTGGGCGGCATGGGGATTGGGATTGCCGCCTTCTGGCAGATTCAGGAATGGGTCGAGGCCGGCAGCGTTGAAGTTTTGCTGCCGGACTTCCATCTCACGCCTTTGCCATTGCACGCGCTGTGGGCGAAAACACGGCGCTTGCCGCAGAGGACGCGGCTGCTGGTCGATTTCCTGGCGGTCAAACTGGGGACGCTGTAG
- a CDS encoding class II aldolase/adducin family protein, which translates to MTILEVQPASPPKSAAMHPDEWQARVQLAACYRIFDMLGWTEMIYNHITLRVPASVSGDERHFLINPFGLHYSEVTASNLVKIDAQGSVLDNSPYPVNPAGFVVHAAIHEGLADAHCVMHTHTTAGVAVACLENGLEQTNFYSAQLHDRIAYHDFEGITVHAEEGPRLLDHIGNKQAVILRNHGLLSWGHTLPQTFAILWTLNRACEIQMATFSMGRARPVPEDVAIRCSRDSLQFDPRHGAGQDVFDALVRRVDRIDASYKE; encoded by the coding sequence ATGACGATTCTTGAAGTACAACCGGCGAGCCCACCGAAGTCCGCCGCGATGCATCCCGACGAATGGCAGGCGCGCGTGCAACTGGCAGCGTGCTATCGCATCTTCGATATGCTCGGCTGGACCGAGATGATCTACAACCACATCACGTTGCGCGTGCCGGCCAGCGTCAGCGGTGACGAGCGTCATTTCCTGATCAATCCTTTCGGCCTGCACTACAGCGAAGTGACGGCGAGCAATCTGGTGAAGATCGACGCGCAAGGAAGCGTGCTCGACAACTCGCCGTATCCGGTGAATCCCGCGGGTTTCGTCGTGCATGCGGCGATTCACGAAGGCCTGGCCGATGCGCACTGCGTGATGCACACGCACACCACGGCGGGCGTCGCGGTGGCCTGCCTCGAAAACGGTTTGGAGCAGACCAACTTCTATAGCGCGCAGTTGCACGACCGTATCGCGTATCACGACTTCGAAGGCATTACGGTGCATGCGGAAGAAGGGCCGCGCTTGCTGGACCATATCGGTAACAAACAGGCGGTGATCCTGCGCAACCATGGCCTGCTTTCATGGGGCCACACGTTGCCGCAGACTTTCGCTATCCTGTGGACGCTCAACCGCGCGTGCGAAATTCAGATGGCCACGTTCTCGATGGGCCGCGCGCGGCCGGTGCCGGAAGATGTGGCGATCCGCTGTTCACGCGATTCGTTGCAGTTCGATCCGCGCCACGGTGCGGGACAGGATGTGTTCGACGCCCTGGTGCGGCGCGTGGATCGCATCGACGCGAGCTATAAGGAATAA
- a CDS encoding LysR family transcriptional regulator: MPLTRVTIRQFEAFLAIVDLHSIGAAADRLGLTSSAVSQLLAELETELGFRLFDRTTRRVNLSSAGQDFLSSAESVLRHVRAAAQSADDIRNRAAGIVRVGAPLVLAATALPAAIAEYARDKPKVVVRICDTVVEQLVERVESGDVDLAIGPDRQSGTRVRCDPAFASPWVMWCAATHPLSARRRVQWQHLRDVPIVATGRDHERAVEQMLANLPVEARIIPVDLVDNVTTAFGLASQGLAVTLAPAYVAPLARTFGLVMKRIVDPETIREVCVYRSTERALSPPADGFAEFIMPWLKRWDRETQADARAKRG; this comes from the coding sequence ATGCCACTTACACGCGTCACTATCCGTCAGTTCGAAGCCTTTCTCGCCATCGTCGATTTGCACAGCATCGGCGCGGCGGCGGACCGGCTCGGGCTGACCTCGTCGGCGGTCAGCCAGTTGCTGGCCGAACTGGAAACCGAACTGGGTTTTCGCCTGTTCGACCGTACGACGCGGCGCGTCAATCTGTCGAGCGCGGGGCAGGATTTTCTGTCGTCGGCCGAATCGGTGCTGCGCCATGTGCGCGCCGCCGCCCAATCCGCCGACGACATCCGCAATCGCGCCGCCGGCATCGTGCGGGTCGGCGCGCCGCTGGTGCTCGCAGCGACCGCGCTGCCCGCGGCCATCGCCGAATATGCGCGCGACAAGCCGAAGGTGGTCGTGCGCATTTGCGACACCGTGGTCGAGCAACTGGTGGAACGCGTGGAAAGCGGCGACGTAGACCTCGCAATCGGCCCGGATCGCCAGAGCGGCACGCGGGTGCGTTGCGATCCGGCTTTCGCGAGCCCGTGGGTGATGTGGTGCGCGGCAACGCATCCGCTGAGCGCGCGGCGCCGGGTGCAGTGGCAGCATTTGCGCGACGTGCCGATTGTGGCCACCGGCCGCGACCACGAGCGCGCTGTCGAACAGATGCTGGCGAATCTGCCGGTGGAAGCGCGCATCATTCCGGTGGACTTGGTGGACAACGTCACCACCGCGTTCGGCCTGGCTTCACAGGGGCTTGCCGTCACGCTTGCGCCCGCCTATGTCGCGCCGCTCGCGCGAACCTTCGGCCTGGTGATGAAGCGCATTGTCGATCCGGAAACCATCCGCGAGGTATGCGTGTATCGCTCGACCGAACGTGCGCTGTCGCCACCGGCCGACGGTTTCGCGGAATTCATCATGCCGTGGCTGAAGCGCTGGGATCGTGAGACACAGGCCGATGCACGGGCTAAACGGGGGTGA
- a CDS encoding aromatic amino acid transaminase: MFDHIPAYPGDPILSLNEDFQLDPRPNKVNLSIGIYFDDAGKLPVMDAVRHAETALLDAIGPRSYLPMAGLPLYRDAAQALVFGANHEARAAGRIATLQTIGGSGALKVGADFLKRYFPASQIWISDPSWENHRVVFENAGLTVNTYPYYDEHTGGLRFADMIETIGRLPEQSIVLLHACCHNPTGVDLSPAQWAELVPVLQRRKLIAFVDMAYQGFGSGLEEDAACVRLLADAGVPLIAANSFSKNFSLYGERCGALSVVCKSRDEAARVLGQLMSAVRANYSNPPTHGARLVANVLSDASLRASWEAELATMRERILAMRGTIHDGLAGRVDEVMRERYVAQRGMFTYTGLSEAQVERLRSEYAVYVLRSGRMCVAGLNARNAGYVASSIAAVVAGA, encoded by the coding sequence ATGTTCGACCACATTCCCGCCTATCCGGGCGACCCGATCCTGAGCCTGAACGAGGACTTTCAACTCGACCCGCGGCCCAACAAGGTCAACCTGAGCATTGGCATCTATTTCGACGACGCCGGCAAGCTGCCGGTGATGGACGCCGTGCGGCACGCCGAAACCGCGCTGCTCGATGCAATCGGTCCGCGCTCCTACCTGCCGATGGCGGGTCTGCCGCTGTATCGCGACGCCGCACAGGCACTGGTGTTTGGCGCGAATCACGAAGCGCGTGCAGCGGGCCGCATCGCCACCTTGCAGACCATTGGCGGATCGGGCGCGCTGAAAGTCGGCGCGGATTTTCTGAAGCGCTATTTCCCGGCCTCGCAGATATGGATCAGCGATCCGAGCTGGGAAAATCATCGCGTGGTGTTCGAAAACGCGGGCCTCACGGTCAACACCTATCCGTATTACGACGAACACACCGGCGGCCTGCGTTTCGCCGACATGATCGAGACGATTGGCCGCTTGCCGGAGCAGAGCATCGTGCTGCTGCACGCGTGTTGTCACAACCCGACCGGCGTCGATCTGAGCCCGGCGCAATGGGCGGAACTGGTGCCGGTATTGCAGCGCCGCAAGCTGATTGCGTTCGTCGACATGGCGTATCAAGGTTTCGGTTCGGGCCTCGAGGAGGACGCCGCCTGCGTGCGCCTGCTCGCCGATGCGGGCGTGCCGTTGATCGCCGCCAATTCGTTTTCGAAGAACTTCTCGCTGTACGGCGAGCGCTGCGGCGCATTGAGCGTCGTGTGCAAGAGCCGGGACGAGGCGGCTCGCGTGCTTGGTCAATTGATGTCGGCGGTGCGCGCCAACTACAGCAATCCGCCGACGCATGGCGCACGCCTCGTCGCCAATGTGCTGTCGGACGCGTCCTTGCGGGCTTCGTGGGAAGCGGAGCTCGCCACCATGCGCGAACGGATTCTGGCCATGCGCGGCACGATTCACGACGGCCTCGCAGGCCGCGTCGATGAAGTGATGCGTGAGCGTTATGTCGCGCAGCGCGGCATGTTCACCTACACGGGCCTGAGCGAAGCCCAGGTCGAGCGTTTGCGCAGCGAATATGCCGTGTATGTGCTGCGTTCGGGGCGCATGTGCGTCGCCGGATTGAATGCGCGCAACGCGGGCTATGTGGCGTCGTCGATCGCGGCGGTGGTGGCGGGCGCTTAA